The Papaver somniferum cultivar HN1 chromosome 6, ASM357369v1, whole genome shotgun sequence genome segment CCGACCAGCGCAATGCAAATGGAAATCAAACTCCAACAAGAATATCCATGGGCTTGAACAACCTACCTTCAAAACTACCTAGGACACACCCATATGCATACCCTGCACAAAGAACTACAGCAACATCAACCATCTTCTCACTTAGATTTTGATCAAAGTCAACACGGATGGATCAACAAGAGGTTGGCCCCGGAATAGCGAGGGTTGGTATCACACGCCGAAACAGGAAGACCAATACCATATTAGCAATAACGCAATCGCTGGTATTATCATTTCACTTACAACTGAAACTTGGGCCATGCTAATCACTTCTAAAGCGGCAACCAAACGGGGATAGACAAAAGTTTAGTTCGAAATAGACTCCAAAATCTAATGAGATTTTTAACCTCGGAGGCCGATGCTCCTTGATATATATCTAATTTTATTGCATAAATCAAACAAATTTTGACCCAAATCTAACAATACACAAATCAGTACATATATAGAGAAGGAAACCAAGCGACAAACGGTTTAGCGAACAGAGCAGCGGATAACTGCTATCTAGGAACGCTCTCAACAACAATACGGAACCATGTAAACCTACCTTCTATAAATACTATTGTAAAAACAGACTCTACGGAGATAACATACCCCATGTAATCTCAGTTCAatctaataaatttcatgcttaaagaaaaaaaaaacaaagaatagTTCACAAAAATATATTTATTGTTATAAACGTTTATTTATGTTAATAATATCTAGGGTAAATCCCGTTTATTACCGGGATGCGCTTGTGTCTAGCCTATATAAATAGAGGTTGTATTCTCCCTTTTCTACACACAcattaataagaattcttcttatctctttactttctttgtttctttctttgtgtCACACTACGTTATCAGCGTGTTGCTCAACCAACTGATCGGTAAATATTTTTACTAAACCTATTTTTTCCTTCGTTCGATTTCATcagttatatttttttctttatgaaCCTTTGTACCCTTATTGGTTTGTCTCTTCTATAGACAAAACAATAAAATCTAGAGTAATAAACGATTGGAATCCGCGAAAATTTAATACCATATACTCTGTTTTGATGGATATTGGGTGTCTTATCAAtcgttttcttttattattattttctctttgcTTTCTTCTTTGTTTATACACCGAATGCCTAATCATTAAAATATACTAGGCATGTGAAGGTATCAGCTCCGGTTTTTCTTTATGATTCTTTTTTTGAATCTCTGTAGTATGTACTCTTTATGAATCTCTTTGTGATTCAGTGATTACATAATTAGATCACTATtattatactccctctgtcctttTTTATCTGTCCCAATTTCTATTTTGGTATGCCCCTTTTTATCTGTCCGCTCTGTTTATATACATACTTTTCcattaaactatcaaatataccctttatttttaatagtcataaaattatttttaatatcaAAATCTTAAATAATATCACCATATATAAGGGGAAAAACTTACTCAATATTTTTGTATTAATTGTCAttccttttttaaataaaaacatttatggatacttataaaattcctaataaaaCTTCTGCTTATTCTTACATAATCTTTTCATCTGTATTAatcttttcatctcttttttttgaaACACCATGGAAGAACATAAGCTAGACTATCTAGTTTCTTTAGCTATATACGTGGGAAAGGATCAAAAAAACTTTATGACAAAATATCAAATTTCCATGGTCGAGTATATCTAAAGAGGAAATAATctacaatttcaattttcaatttttttccctCTCAAATAAAAATTCCAAAGACTCTAAAGTTTTAGTGCGGGAAACCAAAATCAAATGGAGGAAAAAGTATTTCTTAAATTGTGTATTCCATAATAAAAACAATAtaaatttgcttttattttcttaaaatatttcctaaaataataatactatcaAATTTAAGCTAATAATTTAGTTTTGGTAATAATATAACATTAAATAGGCTAGTCAAGGGCTAGTCATGATATTTTATAAgatttccttaatatcttgacaaagtcaaagcggactcttaatttaggacggagggagtattatttttccCTTACAAAGAGGCGTAATAGCTTGTACAATATTTTAATAGTTTCATgttatttttttcctgttttacgACATATTCTTTGCATAACTTacacaatattattattttattttatttctttcttagcTTTTCTCTGTAGCCTTTGGTAAGACAAAGAAGATAAGTTCTTGGTTCGGTGAAAGTACTTTCcaagtcatgtaattatgttacaCATCTATCCAAGCCAAAACTCAGAAGTTAAACTTCCAGAAATATATATTTCTTTCTTTGTAAAGGGAACTCTAGTATCCATGATAATATACTACAATTAATGTTTTTATATTAtcacaattttttttcctttcccgGTTCTCTCTGTAAGTTATGTATCTTCTCTTACCACACTTTAATTAATTATTGGTCAGGTCTGGTTATGAACCAATagttatttctttatttttctcttaTTGGTCATGTCTGGCTATGCCGTCTAACCAAtaattatttctttatttttttcttgtataTTGTACTAggagttttattttttattttagttccactaattttatatatatatatatatatataaattactgatcatcatttattttattaatattcagaTCATGTCTCTTCAAAGATGAACTTCAAAATCCTTGACATATCCGGCAAGAATTATTTGTCTTAGGTTCTAGATGCAGAGGTACATCTGGGTGCTAGCTCACTTGATAAGACTATTACTAAGTACAATAAGGAGTCCCAAGAAGATCGATCAAAAGCATTAATTTTTATTCGTCATCACTTAGACGAAGCTTTGAAGTCCCAGTATCTTACGGTGAAAGACCCATACACTCTGTAGACAGAGCTGAAGGATAGGTTTGACCATTAAAAAACGGCCATCCTTCCAAGAGCTAGATATGAGTGGATGCACCTCCGCTTACAATATTTTAAAAGCGTAAGTGAATATAACTCGGCTTTATTGTCTCTCGCTTGAAACTATGCGGAGAAATTATTATTGATGTTGATCTTTTGGAGAAGACTTACTCCACCTTTCATGCTTCAAACATGTTGCTTCAACAACAATATCGTGAAAGGCAGTTTAAGAAATACTCTGAGCTTATCTCTTTCCTTCTAGTAGCTGAGCAGAATAATGAGTTATTACTCAAGAACTATCAAAGCCACACAGCGGGTTCAACAGTTTCTCCAGAGATGAACGCTACAGAAAGTTGTGGCAATGCTCCTGAAAGTCGTGGGAAAGGACACAGACGTTGGTTAGGTCCTGAAAAGCCCAACAGCAAGAATAAGGTTGGTAATAATTCCCATCATCAGAAGAGGGAGAACAATGTGTTCCCAAAACACAAAGGCAAAAGCTCTCAAAGCCATTCAAAGCGCCATGAATCTGTCTATCACCATTGTGGTTCACCAGGGCATTGGGCAAGTGTTTGCCGTACTGCAAGGCACCTTGTTTATCTTTATCAGGCGTCTATTAAACAAAGCAAAAAGAAGGCTGAAACCAATTTTGCACAATATGACATACCAATGGATATTGCCCATCTTGATATTTCTGACTTCAAGAATGATGGAAATGAGATTGAAGACATGGATTCCTTCCTCAAGGATATCTGAGTTTATTTGTTTTATGATCAGTTCTTTTTAGTAGATGAGTAGTATTTTGGTTTGAATAAGTGACaatgttttgtcattttttttttagagattgTTTTTCTTTTAGGCAGTTGATTTTAATGTattagttattgaaattctcttcAGTAATGAAATTATTTTCTTAGTATTTATTCTCCATAACTTATATTATTGTGTTTATTTTTCTAAAGGGATATGGATATTGCTAATGGAAAGCCGAAAACAAGTGACAAAGATATATGTCTTGTTGACAGTGCAACAACACACACAATTTTTCGTAACAAAaggtttttctcccatttaacGTTAGCTACGGCCAATGTTACTACAATTTCAGGGACTTCTAATCTTGTTGAGGGACATGGAAAAGCATCGATAATGCTCCCTAATAGTACAAAAATCCATGTCCAAGATACCTTATTTTCAACAAGATCTAAACGCAACTTGTTGAGTTTTGTCTTAATGGGTATCATATTGAGACAACAAACGACGCTAACAGAGAGTATTTATGCATTACTGCCATTGTCTCAGGTAAGAAACAAGtcctagtgttagagcattgctcggtcgaactcgcatgcgttgctatctcaagcatgtttgtcaatgttagtgatcaaaactataagtcttgatttctagtctattagagcaagtcttatggtagaATCCATCCattttccatcttccacgccacctcagcacttggaactgtggatggaagcacaagtgtaatggtggaatagtagaaacgctattcttaatagcgctaaaaaaacgctattaagaatagagcttttttctcagccgttagattctcAACAACTCAGTTTAAATCTACGAATAAAAAAATGTTATTCTTAATGGATCTAAGCTCTATTCTTAATAGCATTTTTTGTCTTTTAgcacgctattcttaatagcgttttacgCTATTCTTATTAGTGTTTCCATGGATTCCACGGATCGTTCCACCAAATCATGGAACCCTGCTTGGActttctgtggaagaccccaacttggaagccattagacttgacattccatggattttccacacttggaataggttggattccaccataagacttgctcttatagctaagtctcggactaggatagaaagtgtagttgagctcaaggacttcatggtgattcatcatacaagtagaagaactactcaaggaacaggtggaaattctcgacaaaaaggtatgtgaatacttgaacttatctatcactcaaaagtctatctactctatctcctacactttgagacaagaagtcgtatgctatatatatagactttgattatacacatttggtatttcgagccgagtatacctcgccaatctatatctcgaaatatgagttggtaagcttttcgctttaaccaagttcatctttaccatgtgatgaaagtcatgatatgtttcaatcatcttgaaaattgctttgacgagaaatggtgtaacaactatataacgtcctctaagaatatttcaatgactgaagtgagagtttaaattacataaccaatggtggacataagaattgttgtggaaacacatttatgtataagttctattccttgaaccaaagtttgcgaactttgttgataaagagaaccagaagaatggagtgagccaagtcgccaactcagttcgcgaactgccgaagttctcaaacccgagaatttctgctggagttgacaaactagttgcgtgaaactaagtccgcgaacccagtccgcgaactggcgaatttttcatacccgagaatttctgctggagtttgtaaactctgcccggtaacttaagttcgcgaacctactctgcgaacttgagaaggttatatatctgaatatgatttctgaacttaaacttaaaaagactaaggaatgcagtttgcaaaccgtggctataaaagttcatgaaccgattcaagtgaatcaaatcatctttgcttcaattgtgtcttgtgtagtacatgagatttccttgcaattgaaaaactctctaactagttcatttgaagtcatttgaactagttatggtgaagatgaatgtggttgatatgaaatgctcatatggctaaccatttggttaactattgttgaaccgacaagTGCAttcgtttgggtacggttaacaaacctagaagtgtgcattgtcaagtgtgtgtaacgagctaagttttcgatctaacggttgagaaatattagcttgaatctaaatcaggttttcatctaacggtggatattgattactttgttactaaggtaacttaattgcaaaccctgatttgaaagactatataagggaactctagtatccgtgcaaaactaatccccacacctcgcgtgtgatactagtttgcatactagagtcggttctccttaacctttggttttcttcttctaaaaccaggttaacgacttaaagacttcattgggattgtgaagccagaccgatactacttttatcgtagttgtgtgatcttatcttgcatcttctatcgtacgggtacaatcagattgattggattgagattgatatctccgataggcaagatatgaaaa includes the following:
- the LOC113290703 gene encoding uncharacterized protein LOC113290703, giving the protein MLLQQQYRERQFKKYSELISFLLVAEQNNELLLKNYQSHTAGSTVSPEMNATESCGNAPESRGKGHRRWLGPEKPNSKNKVGNNSHHQKRENNVFPKHKGKSSQSHSKRHESVYHHCGSPGHWASVCRTARHLVYLYQASIKQSKKKAETNFAQYDIPMDIAHLDISDFKNDGNEIEDMDSFLKDI